Proteins encoded in a region of the Rutidosis leptorrhynchoides isolate AG116_Rl617_1_P2 chromosome 9, CSIRO_AGI_Rlap_v1, whole genome shotgun sequence genome:
- the LOC139866575 gene encoding probable carboxylesterase 16, with protein sequence MPSVAVKLYSLFFKLILKRRLQNRIQNPNLNDEMSTSFGVTSRPEESIAAANPLFTDGVATKDIHIDPSSCLCIRIFLPDTCLVSPDLDADKVRVKRSEQLESRSFNSNDISRRNSYGAVESCNVSASVSNRRSSYCNGFSTDDLNLKKENGAYRGYSPFSNKCRKLPLMVQFHGGGFVAGSCDSVANDFFCRRIAKVCDVIVVAVGYRLAPENRYPAAFEDGMKVLHWLAKQANLAECGKSLGKKIDSRKSDVQGHIADAFGASLVEPWLAAHGDPSRCVLLGVSCGANIADYVARKSVESGTLLDPVKVVAQVLMYPFFIGSTPTHSEIKLSNSYFFDKSMSVLAWRLFLPEHEFNLDHPAANPLTPNRGGPPLKRMPPTLTVIAEHDWMRDRAIAYAQELKKVNVDAPVLDYKDCVHEFATLDMLLRTPEAQACADDIAIWVKKYISLRGHEFSY encoded by the exons ATGCCTAGCGTTGCTGTGAAATTATACAGTTTATTTTTCAAATTGATATTAAAACGACGATTACAAAATCGAATTCAGAACCCTAATTTAAACGATGAAATGAGTACTTCATTTGGAGTTACATCACGGCCTGAAGAATCAATCGCTGCTGCAAATCCTTTGTTTACTGATGGTGTTGCTACTAAAGATATACATATAGATCCTTCTTCGTGTTTATGTATACGTATCTTTTTACCTGACACGTGTCTAGTTTCTCCAGATTTGGATGCTGATAAGGTTAGGGTTAAGAGATCTGAACAACTTGAATCTAGATCTTTTAATAGTAACGATATTTCACGGCGTAACAGTTATGGTGCTGTTGAATCGTGTAATGTGAGTGCAAGTGTGAGTAATCGGAGAAGTAGTTATTGTAATGGATTTAGTACTGATGATTTGAATTTGAAAAAAGAGAATGGTGCGTATAGAGGTTATTCTCCGTTTAGTAATAAGTGTAGGAAACTGCCTTTGATGGTTCAGTTTCATGGGGGAGGGTTTGTGGCAGGGAGTTGTGATTCGGTTGCGAATGATTTCTTTTGCCGGAGGATTGCGAAAGTGTGTGATGTGATTGTGGTGGCGGTTGGGTACCGGCTTGCGCCTGAGAATCGGTATCCGGCTGCGTTTGAGGATGGTATGAAGGTGTTGCATTGGTTAGCGAAGCAAGCGAATTTGGCCGAGTGTGGGAAGTCGTTGGGGAAGAAGATTGATTCGAGAAAGTCGGATGTTCAAGGGCATATTGCAGATGCTTTTGGGGCTTCTTTGGTTGAACCTTGGTTAGCTGCACATGGAGATCCATCCAG ATGTGTTCTTCTTGGGGTGAGTTGCGGTGCAAACATTGCTGATTACGTGGCCCGCAAATCAGTTGAATCTGGTACGCTACTGGACCCAGTTAAAGTAGTGGCCCAAGTTTTAATGTATCCTTTCTTCATTGGAAGCACTCCTACACATTCCGAGATAAAACTATCAAACTCTTATTTCTTTGACAAGTCAATGAGCGTACTTGCATGGAGACTCTTCCTCCCAGAACATGAATTTAACCTAGACCACCCTGCAGCCAATCCCCTCACTCCAAACAGAGGTGGGCCCCCTCTGAAACGGATGCCTCCTACATTGACAGTTATTGCAGAACATGATTGGATGAGGGATCGTGCCATTGCGTACGCTCAAGAACTAAAAAAGGTGAATGTTGATGCACCGGTTCTGGATTACAAGGACTGTGTTCATGAATTTGCTACTCTCGATATGCTTCTTAGGACACCTGAAGCACAAGCGTGTGCGGATGATATTGCTATTTGGGTCAAGAAATATATCTCACTTAGAGGTCACGAATTCTCATATTAG
- the LOC139868566 gene encoding uncharacterized protein, with protein MVDEEDRKQIENGDKENTNFVFSPGFRSVAAMAGWDEEALLMASLVVEDTPDRDSKQKRLSDPLFKTPPISSRRILNNIVFFDRFRKRRDQKKSPVSKFVADLDLGEDEGLKKEEKKEEKIDDGKRVEKSNESSSGNALIPCIDRLREELSCAICLEICFEPSTTSCGHSFCKKCLKSAADKCGKRCPKCRQLISNGRSCTINTVLWNTIQLLFPQEIETRKMATESRDLQSPPARKTNQYRSVIEALNSPEGEQLSLGRRRRTVTSNHQQRHHYWRQQNSFRPASVVLLNSRESGENSESRRRRRRTSELAVGPPSEQDDDAVLALRLQQEEFTGVFGGSGRQPQVAHQNTRSSVVTATVNLRAMASRAINVRYRGR; from the exons ATGGTGGATGAAGAAGATCGGAAACAAATTGAAAATGGAGATAAGGAGAATACTAATTTCGTGTTTAGTCCAGGGTTTCGATCTGTTGCAGCGATGGCTGGTTGGGATGAAGAAGCGTTGTTAATGGCGTCACTGGTGGTTGAAGATACACCCGATCGAGATTCGAAACAAAAGAGACTATCGGATCCGTTGTTTAAAACTCCGCCCATTTCTTCAAGAAG GATCTTGAACAACATTGTGTTTTTTGATCGCTTTAGAAAACGTAGGGATCAGAAAAAGAGTCCTGTTTCCAAATTTGTGGCTGATCTTGATCTTGGTGAAGATGAAGGTTTGAAAAAAG AAGAAAAGAAAGAGGAAAAGATTGATGATGGTAAAAGGGTTGAAAAATCGAATGAATCGAGTTCAGGGAATGCTTTAATTCCATGTATCGATCGCCTTCGTGAAGAACTTTCTTGTGCA ATTTGTTTGGAAATATGTTTTGAACCAAGTACAACTTCTTGCGGTCACAG TTTCTGTAAGAAATGTCTGAAATCTGCTGCTGATAAATGTGGAAAACGTTGTCCGAAATGCAGGCAACTTATAAG CAATGGAAGATCATGCACCATCAATACAGTTCTATGGAACACTATACAACTTTTGTTTCCTCAAGAAATAGAAACACGAAAAATGGCAACCGAATCCCGGGACCTACAAAGCCCCCCTGCAAGGAAAACGAACCAATACCGAAGTGTAATTGAAGCGTTAAATAGTCCTGAAGGAGAACAGTTAAGTTTAGGAAGAAGACGAAGGACTGTTACTAGTAATCACCAACAGCGTCATCATTATTGGAGACAACAGAACAGTTTTCGTCCTGCTTCTGTAGTGTTACTCAACAGCAGAGAATCGGGAGAGAATAGTGAGAGCAGGAGAAGGAGGAGGAGAACGAGTGAGTTGGCAGTGGGCCCACCATCAGAACAGGATGACGATGCGGTTTTGGCTTTGAGATTGCAACAAGAGGAGTTCACGGGTGTGTTTGGAGGGTCTGGACGACAACCACAAGTGGCGCATCAGAATACAAGAAGTTCGGTTGTAACTGCAACTGTGAATCTGAGGGCGATGGCATCTAGAGCGATTAATGTTAGATATCGTGGACGTTGA